The Eurosta solidaginis isolate ZX-2024a chromosome 4, ASM4086904v1, whole genome shotgun sequence genome includes a window with the following:
- the mRpL16 gene encoding large ribosomal subunit protein uL16m: protein MFSIFRQGYHKGPESKGVLIRTLKNFVPPKEYDYVETLERPKLRIMERTPQLPPNIRPPKMQKRLKYMRGPETVHHELIHKQYGIIAESGGRLRWGHFEMLRLSIGRKMNVKRMFAIWRVPAPWQPVTKKGQGQRMGGGKGAIDYYVTPVKKGRVILEIGGKCEFAEVKPFLDLVAQQLPFKARAISQDKLSELLPKEGETFRNRSLKHIIQNNLSGCHRWLSPVDHKWFGKYL from the exons ATGTTTTCTATATTTCGGCAAGGATATCATAAGGGGCCAGAATCTAAAG GTGTTTTAATAAGGACTTTGAAGAACTTTGTACCTCCAAAGGAATACGATT ATGTTGAAACACTTGAACGTCCTAAACTTCGAATTATGGAGAGAACGCCACAACTTCCTCCAAATATTCGTCCTCCAAAAATGCAGAAGCGTTTAAAATATATGAGAGGTCCTGAAACCGTTCACCACGAATTAATACATAAACAATATGGTATAATAGCAGAAAGTGGCGGTCGTTTGCGATGGGGTCATTTCGAAATGTTGCGGCTTTCAATTGGTCGCAAGATGAACGTTAAAAGGATGTTTGCTATCTGGAGGGTACCAGCACCTTGGCAACCTGTAACAAAGAAAGGTCAAGGCCAACGTATGGGAGGTGGAAAGGGCGCTATTGATTATTATGTAACCCCAGTAAAAAAAGGAAGAGTAATTCTTGAAATTGGTGGCAAATGCGAATTTGCAGAAGTAAAACCTTTTTTAGATTTAGTGGCGCAGCAGTTACCGTTCAAGGCCCGTGCCATATCGCAAGATAAACTAAGCGAATTATTACCAAAAGAAGGTGAAACGTTTCGCAACCGTTCTTTGAAAcatataatacaaaataatttgagTGGATGTCATAGATGGCTTTCTCCTGTCGATCACAAATGGTTTGGAAAGTATCTCTAG